Proteins from a single region of Deltaproteobacteria bacterium HGW-Deltaproteobacteria-4:
- a CDS encoding outer membrane protein assembly factor — MFLFLLSATVHAADPLEINVSGVSGEEALANVHAALVLPPGLVEQGQVEPLWLERFEEQIPKRVRQALEPFGYYDAEVSVQRQMTAPGRYLLEVTVLPGEPVRTTSVAVHLSGPGESEPRLQRLVADFPLRVGEVLRQDLYDQAKGTLKARVLDRGYLDADFKVHQIRLHQQERRAEIDLELATGERYYFGKAFIQGGDVYPAPFLRRYLSFSEGEVFSYPRLGQTQLNFLDSDRFREVIITPQKTLSEEFRVPIEIKLVPAARRRLRPGIGYGTDTGARTSLNYRDLNVLHRGHEFVADLSLAERHQSLTANYIVPGLTNIESQTALRSGFVRENLKSYETRSLFAEIEEQRGFSGGRIGSVYLRLLQEDYIVAAQDDRSRMIIPGIRFRHNLYADPIRPKKGFRYSLEVRGGHQSLGSDTGLLQFLASGNTIIPLPWQLKLLLRAQGGTTLKNEPLAEIPASLRFFAGGDQSVRGYAYQSLGPTDADGQVVGGEHLAVGSIELEVPFGEDWGVATFFDLGNAFNVLTDIEWASGVGIGVRRYTVIGPVKIDIARQVGVTDPSYRLHLSVGFGW; from the coding sequence TTGTTCCTCTTCCTGCTGAGCGCTACCGTCCACGCTGCCGACCCTCTGGAGATTAACGTTAGCGGCGTCAGCGGAGAAGAAGCCCTGGCCAACGTCCACGCCGCCCTGGTCCTTCCTCCGGGACTGGTGGAGCAGGGGCAGGTCGAGCCGTTGTGGCTGGAGCGTTTCGAAGAGCAGATTCCGAAACGGGTCCGCCAGGCCCTTGAGCCTTTCGGCTATTATGATGCGGAAGTCAGTGTGCAGCGGCAGATGACCGCGCCGGGTCGCTACCTCCTTGAGGTCACAGTGCTGCCGGGGGAACCGGTGCGGACAACGTCGGTTGCGGTGCACCTGAGCGGTCCAGGGGAAAGCGAGCCGCGTTTGCAGCGACTGGTCGCCGACTTCCCCCTGCGTGTTGGCGAGGTGCTGCGGCAGGATCTCTACGATCAAGCCAAGGGAACCCTCAAAGCGCGCGTCCTTGACCGCGGTTATCTTGACGCCGACTTCAAGGTCCATCAGATCCGTTTGCACCAACAGGAACGCCGCGCTGAAATCGACCTCGAACTCGCGACCGGCGAACGCTATTACTTCGGCAAAGCCTTTATCCAGGGGGGGGACGTTTACCCGGCTCCCTTTCTCCGGCGCTATCTCTCCTTTAGTGAAGGGGAGGTCTTCAGCTATCCCCGCCTCGGCCAGACGCAACTCAACTTTCTCGACTCCGACCGCTTCCGCGAAGTGATCATCACCCCGCAAAAAACCCTGAGCGAGGAGTTCCGGGTGCCGATCGAGATCAAACTCGTCCCGGCCGCGCGCCGGCGTCTACGGCCGGGGATCGGTTACGGTACGGACACCGGCGCCCGCACCTCCCTCAACTATCGCGACCTGAACGTCCTTCACCGCGGCCACGAGTTCGTTGCCGACTTGAGTCTCGCCGAACGCCACCAATCCCTCACCGCCAATTATATCGTCCCCGGACTGACGAATATTGAATCCCAAACCGCCCTGCGCAGTGGATTCGTGCGCGAAAATCTGAAAAGCTATGAAACCCGTTCTCTCTTCGCCGAGATCGAAGAACAACGCGGCTTCAGTGGCGGGCGGATCGGCTCTGTCTACCTGCGGCTGTTGCAAGAGGATTACATTGTCGCTGCACAGGACGACCGTTCCCGCATGATCATCCCCGGCATCCGTTTCCGGCACAATCTCTATGCCGATCCAATCCGACCGAAAAAGGGTTTCCGCTACAGCCTGGAAGTCCGCGGCGGCCATCAATCGCTCGGTTCGGATACGGGATTACTGCAATTTCTCGCTTCAGGAAATACTATCATCCCGCTGCCGTGGCAGTTAAAACTGCTGCTGCGCGCCCAAGGGGGAACAACTCTCAAGAACGAACCTTTGGCTGAGATTCCGGCATCGTTGCGTTTTTTTGCCGGCGGCGATCAAAGTGTGCGCGGCTATGCCTATCAAAGCCTCGGCCCCACTGATGCCGACGGACAGGTGGTCGGCGGCGAACATCTCGCGGTCGGCAGCATCGAACTTGAGGTCCCCTTCGGCGAAGACTGGGGAGTGGCGACCTTCTTCGATCTCGGCAACGCCTTTAATGTCCTCACCGATATCGAATGGGCCAGTGGTGTCGGGATCGGGGTGCGGCGTTACACTGTCATTGGCCCGGTCAAAATCGATATCGCCCGCCAGGTCGGAGTGACTGACCCGTCCTATCGCCTCCATCTCAGCGTGGGGTTCGGATGGTGA
- a CDS encoding 4-hydroxy-3-methylbut-2-en-1-yl diphosphate synthase has protein sequence MPRLTRQIHIGNVAIGGNAPVAVQSMTNTDTRDVVATLAQIVRLAAVGCEIIRCAVPDQQAAEALTAICRDSPLPVIADIHFDYKLALSSLASGVAGLRLNPGNIGERWKVEEVVAACREKQIPIRIGVNGGSLEKELLVKYGHPTAEAMVASALGHIHTLEELNYREIKVSLKASNIQRTVEAYRLLGSQVDYPLHIGITEAGTTWAGTIKSSVGLGILLYDGLGETLRVSLTGDPVEEVKVGWEILKSLGLRQRGPTFVSCPTCGRCQIDLIPVAEEVERRLADLPAAITVAVMGCAVNGPGEAREADIGIAGGRGEGLLFCKGEIIAKVPAAQLADVLVAEARKLARERV, from the coding sequence ATGCCCCGTCTCACCCGCCAGATACACATCGGGAATGTTGCCATTGGCGGCAACGCCCCGGTTGCGGTGCAGTCGATGACCAATACCGATACCCGCGATGTGGTTGCCACCCTTGCCCAGATTGTCCGCCTTGCGGCAGTCGGTTGCGAGATCATCCGCTGTGCTGTTCCTGATCAACAGGCGGCTGAGGCGCTGACGGCTATCTGCCGGGATTCGCCCCTGCCGGTCATCGCCGATATCCACTTCGACTACAAACTCGCACTTTCCTCCCTTGCCAGCGGCGTTGCCGGCCTGCGTCTCAATCCCGGAAATATTGGTGAACGCTGGAAGGTCGAGGAAGTCGTGGCTGCCTGCCGCGAAAAACAGATTCCGATCCGTATCGGCGTCAATGGCGGCTCGCTGGAGAAGGAACTTCTCGTCAAATACGGTCATCCGACCGCCGAAGCAATGGTAGCCAGTGCTCTCGGCCATATCCACACCCTCGAAGAGCTCAACTATCGAGAGATCAAGGTCAGCCTCAAAGCCTCGAATATTCAACGCACCGTTGAAGCTTACCGCCTCCTTGGGTCGCAGGTCGACTACCCGTTGCACATCGGCATTACCGAAGCCGGGACGACCTGGGCGGGGACGATCAAGAGCAGTGTCGGCCTCGGCATCCTCCTTTACGACGGACTCGGTGAGACCTTGCGTGTCTCCCTCACCGGCGATCCGGTGGAAGAGGTCAAGGTCGGCTGGGAGATCCTCAAGAGCCTCGGGCTCCGCCAGCGCGGCCCGACCTTTGTCAGCTGCCCGACCTGCGGCCGCTGCCAGATTGATCTCATTCCTGTCGCCGAAGAGGTGGAGCGGCGCCTCGCTGATCTACCGGCCGCGATCACCGTGGCGGTGATGGGCTGCGCGGTCAACGGCCCCGGGGAAGCGCGGGAAGCGGATATCGGCATCGCCGGCGGCCGGGGAGAAGGTCTGCTTTTTTGTAAAGGAGAGATCATCGCCAAGGTGCCGGCTGCGCAGCTCGCCGATGTTCTCGTTGCAGAAGCACGTAAGCTGGCCAGGGAACGAGTGTAG
- a CDS encoding energy-coupling factor ABC transporter ATP-binding protein yields MALNRRTRRQYPHQDHRARPPQSSGLAGAGLRSGTALFESAPALVAVAASRRRNPGMDLYSFGLAGTAMSTAILSLQNVTFTYPGAVTALKDLSVTFARGQRTAVMGRNGSGKTSLFALLNGLQRPQSGEILFAGNRLRYDRASLLQLRQAVGMIFQDPDHQLFSASLYEDVSFGPMNLGLPEVEVRSRVERALELLDLTALLERPVHDLSYGQKKRACIAGILAMQPEVIVLDEPFAGLDAIMTHDLIATLNDLGEHGVTLIIATHDVDFVRNWAEEIIVLREGELLRQGVAIEVLQCNVVQRELGVTRK; encoded by the coding sequence ATGGCGCTCAACCGCCGAACTCGCCGGCAATATCCTCATCAAGACCATCGTGCGCGCCCGCCACAATCATCAGGCCTTGCTGGCGCGGGGCTACGATCAGGAACTGCGCTTTTTGAGTCCGCACCGGCACTTGTCGCGGTGGCAGCTTCTCGGCGCCGGAACCCTGGGATGGACCTTTATTCTTTTGGCCTGGCAGGTACAGCCATGAGCACGGCCATCCTTTCCCTGCAAAACGTCACCTTCACCTATCCCGGTGCCGTGACCGCCCTGAAAGATCTCTCCGTCACTTTTGCCCGCGGCCAGCGCACCGCCGTCATGGGGCGCAACGGCTCGGGAAAGACCTCGCTCTTTGCCCTGCTCAATGGCTTGCAGCGACCGCAAAGCGGCGAAATCCTCTTTGCCGGCAACCGCCTGCGCTACGACAGGGCTAGCCTTTTGCAACTGCGACAGGCCGTCGGCATGATCTTTCAGGATCCCGACCACCAACTCTTCTCCGCCAGCCTTTACGAAGATGTCTCCTTCGGCCCGATGAATCTCGGCCTGCCGGAAGTGGAAGTCCGCAGCCGCGTCGAACGCGCCCTGGAACTCCTTGACCTCACGGCTCTATTGGAGCGCCCGGTTCACGACCTCTCCTACGGCCAGAAAAAACGCGCCTGCATTGCCGGCATCCTCGCCATGCAGCCCGAAGTCATCGTTCTCGATGAACCCTTCGCCGGCCTCGATGCAATCATGACTCACGACCTCATTGCCACCCTCAACGACCTTGGAGAGCACGGCGTCACCCTGATCATCGCCACGCACGATGTCGACTTTGTTCGCAACTGGGCAGAGGAGATTATCGTCCTACGGGAAGGAGAGCTTCTAAGGCAAGGGGTAGCAATTGAGGTACTGCAGTGTAATGTTGTGCAAAGGGAACTGGGGGTCACGCGAAAATAA
- the cbiQ gene encoding cobalt ECF transporter T component CbiQ, which yields MRIDSYAHGNRWRQIHPGVKGLLVLLTLIAALLSRHPTIPLLIALSISSLTLFGAGIPWRGYLRLLAVPLVFLGWSSLLLLVTFSPTSLPLLQLPASELTIGLNLSELPLVQLVFSRSLGALCTLLFFALTTPLSEIAGLLRTLGLPRLFVELMVIAYRQIFILLDAFSQIHTAQEARLGYRSFKVSWRSTAELAGNILIKTIVRARHNHQALLARGYDQELRFLSPHRHLSRWQLLGAGTLGWTFILLAWQVQP from the coding sequence GTGCGCATTGACTCCTACGCGCACGGCAATCGCTGGCGACAGATTCACCCCGGGGTCAAAGGACTGCTGGTTCTTTTGACCCTGATTGCGGCACTGCTCAGTCGTCATCCCACCATTCCGCTACTGATCGCCCTGAGCATAAGCAGCCTGACCCTCTTTGGCGCCGGCATCCCCTGGCGCGGCTACCTGCGTTTGCTGGCCGTGCCGCTCGTTTTTCTGGGCTGGAGCTCTCTCCTGCTCCTCGTCACCTTCTCGCCAACCTCCCTCCCCTTGCTGCAGCTACCGGCCAGCGAACTGACGATCGGCCTGAACCTCTCCGAACTCCCTCTGGTGCAACTGGTCTTTTCCCGCTCCCTCGGAGCCCTCTGCACCCTCCTCTTTTTCGCCCTGACAACACCGTTGAGTGAAATCGCCGGACTGCTGCGAACGCTCGGACTCCCCCGCCTCTTTGTCGAACTGATGGTCATCGCTTATCGCCAGATCTTTATCCTCCTTGATGCCTTCAGCCAGATCCACACGGCCCAGGAAGCCCGCCTCGGTTATCGCTCATTTAAGGTTTCATGGCGCTCAACCGCCGAACTCGCCGGCAATATCCTCATCAAGACCATCGTGCGCGCCCGCCACAATCATCAGGCCTTGCTGGCGCGGGGCTACGATCAGGAACTGCGCTTTTTGAGTCCGCACCGGCACTTGTCGCGGTGGCAGCTTCTCGGCGCCGGAACCCTGGGATGGACCTTTATTCTTTTGGCCTGGCAGGTACAGCCATGA
- a CDS encoding energy-coupling factor ABC transporter substrate-binding protein — MSGTLKNSLLLAAFVLLTLVPLLTVKTPGVGSDRGQIEIFTGTDNQAQGVIEKIAPDYQPWFESLFTPPSGEIESLLFALQAALGAGVIGYYAGYVRGKRTTPSPANVNDRAH; from the coding sequence ATGAGCGGAACATTGAAGAACTCATTACTCCTGGCCGCGTTCGTCCTCCTCACCCTCGTCCCGCTGCTGACCGTCAAAACCCCCGGGGTCGGCTCCGACAGAGGGCAGATTGAGATCTTTACCGGGACGGATAACCAGGCACAAGGAGTCATCGAGAAGATTGCTCCCGACTATCAGCCGTGGTTCGAGTCGCTCTTTACCCCCCCCAGCGGCGAGATCGAAAGCCTTCTCTTTGCGTTGCAGGCGGCCCTTGGCGCTGGCGTCATCGGTTATTATGCCGGATATGTGCGGGGAAAAAGAACCACACCCTCTCCGGCCAACGTGAACGACCGTGCGCATTGA
- a CDS encoding cobalamin biosynthesis protein CbiM (catalyzes the ATP-dependent transport of cobalt) produces MHIMEGFLPATHAVTWGAVAVVCVGVGLRSINKAVKEQPEVKMLLGVATAFTFILSALKLPSLTGSCSHPTGTGLGAILFGPLAMAPVAAIVLLFQALLLAHGGLTTLGANIFSMGVVGPLVGYGIYRLGKKLDLSLSLTVFAAASLADLATYGTTALQLALAFPDPLGGISASLLKFLGVFAVTQIPLALSEGFLTVLIFNFMQKYSGNELAQLGFHLTRSEGRL; encoded by the coding sequence ATGCATATCATGGAAGGGTTCCTGCCGGCGACGCACGCTGTCACCTGGGGCGCTGTTGCCGTTGTCTGTGTCGGCGTTGGCCTGCGTTCGATTAACAAAGCCGTCAAAGAGCAGCCTGAAGTCAAGATGCTCCTCGGCGTTGCGACCGCCTTCACCTTTATCCTCTCGGCCCTGAAGCTCCCCTCCCTCACCGGCAGCTGTTCACATCCGACCGGCACCGGCCTCGGCGCCATCCTTTTCGGACCGTTGGCGATGGCACCGGTCGCGGCGATCGTCCTCCTTTTTCAGGCGCTCCTCCTCGCGCACGGCGGCTTGACGACCCTCGGCGCCAATATCTTCTCCATGGGAGTGGTCGGGCCGCTGGTCGGTTACGGCATTTATCGCCTCGGAAAAAAGCTGGACCTGTCCCTCAGCTTGACGGTCTTTGCTGCAGCCAGCCTGGCCGATCTGGCGACCTACGGCACCACCGCCCTGCAGCTGGCTTTGGCCTTTCCGGATCCCTTGGGTGGCATCAGTGCCTCTCTGCTCAAATTTCTCGGCGTCTTTGCTGTCACCCAGATCCCCCTGGCACTCAGCGAAGGATTTCTCACCGTCCTCATCTTCAACTTCATGCAAAAGTACAGCGGCAACGAACTTGCGCAACTCGGTTTTCATCTCACCCGCAGCGAGGGACGGTTATGA